In a genomic window of Candidatus Caldatribacterium sp.:
- a CDS encoding GspH/FimT family protein, with protein sequence MVTLKRQGFALFEAILAVAISSLLLVLTVPVLSRLREKLLLLGTAYQVASVIRLARIEAIEEGMQTRVLFDIVGNSVVFRGKRGLMRHRMPDGVSLYTTNFPSHELLFFSRGTPQCGGTVVLRTKTERKYVIVAPVTGRVRLSDTPPPPM encoded by the coding sequence ATTGTGACTTTGAAGAGGCAAGGGTTTGCGCTTTTTGAAGCCATTCTTGCAGTTGCAATTTCTTCCCTTCTTCTTGTTCTTACCGTTCCTGTCCTTTCCCGTCTCCGGGAAAAATTACTCCTTCTCGGTACAGCCTACCAGGTGGCAAGCGTCATTCGTCTGGCTCGTATTGAGGCCATAGAGGAAGGGATGCAGACAAGGGTTCTCTTTGACATTGTGGGCAATTCCGTGGTTTTCCGGGGGAAGAGGGGGTTAATGAGGCACAGAATGCCGGATGGCGTTTCTCTGTACACTACGAATTTTCCATCCCACGAGCTCTTGTTTTTCTCGCGGGGAACGCCCCAATGTGGAGGGACTGTTGTGCTGAGAACGAAAACAGAGCGAAAGTACGTTATTGTTGCTCCAGTCACGGGGAGGGTGCGTCTCAGTGACACACCACCACCGCCGATGTAA